TTAAACAAGTCTAGATTGCGGCtataatattttgatgatatatgGAGTGTTTATGTTAGAATTGCACAGTCCTTTAATGCTTAtaaatgttagaatataatccTTGATTAAGTCACAGTCTTAGGAgaagatgtaataagttatatgttagattAGCTGTATCGAACGCACCTTAgtgatattatgtttattattattgcttcAGGAGATGATTTCTCTGTCGAACCATTCTAGCTGATAGTTGCGTATCAAAACTTGACTCCTTGAAGTGATAGTGACGGTGTGTAGTaccagtcccttaaagggtctggtcAGACTAtagttttgaaaattgttttacTAAAGTTGTTgtgaaatttataatgttgagacaaatttatgaatgattatgctgaaaTTGATATGatcaatggatcgggctcacgagctggtcattgacggggTAGAGGGAAAATCTCCCTTACTTCCtattttgaggtgaattgtcattcaaatattgactagcctcacccgagagtgacatagccttagagctatgggcgttcctctcaactagactccctgtgcacacatagatctaggaaactgatgttgcttttaaacttatgatttgaattactgtgttttgttgttttggattgttacttctcattcagtttaaccTGACGCCCCTGTTGTTTTCATATTCTAGACTGTCTACAAATCGAAACTGGTCCGAAACAATGGGTTAGTGGTGATGATTAGAGTTATACATATGTTAAATTGAGATGAGTACGTGAGAATTTGtagctttgtattaggttttggtAAATGTATATTGGACTAGATTGTattggttatattggacttttatagtgacttttatgattactttgtgttttagttagatgtttggattgagaattagctgatACAGCTATGTTATAGAACTGGTAATCCCTTTGCAAAAGTTTTAgaattgagatttaagtttcttgggaaataaaccCCGTGATAACCTTGTTTACTCCATCAACGGTAAGTTAGATTGTTACAAGTTTACACAAAATAAATAAGGTGGATGAACATTTGTTCCCTAAGCAATGTGGGAcaaaatttgttttgttgtttGTCTCcgtcttttattttataaaggaGCTTTATCCAAAATATATAAGACGACTTATAATTACTTTTATAACTCTATGAAAGAGATTATCACCCTATTTATCAATATGAAACAaagttaaaaactcataataaaaAAGAGTAGTAATTGTTgacttcttataatttttcatatcaaaatttttttattatttttttaattaaaacaatgTATTTATATAGTACaagcaaaatataaataatggcTTATAATCATGATGTACAATACATGTAAAGTATGAGTATACCTTTATAACTCTATGAAAAAGATTATCACTCATTATTTATCAAAGTAGGATATGGTTATAAAATCATAATAGAAGAATTATAGTTGATCTTGATCGACTTCTTATATAGTACCAcgttgaatatttttttatcgaATTTATTAGTTGTAAGCATAAAAACATATTCTAATAGATCAAATTTTGATTATGGAATTTTGAAGTATAACTGATTCATTctattctattattttatagttagtCTAACAGAGTAAAGTATATTTTCATAAACAAACTTTTGTACATCTATAATTTCATATATATCAAAAGTACCATCCTGATATTGTATCGTATCAAATAATGGTCATATACCCGATAAACATTTGCAAGCCAACCCTAAAATGTTTTTAAACTACTGAAGATAAACAATCTTGAAACTCAACATTGTTataaaattgatttgaattGTAATTGTTAACAAATATCAATTATGTTTCCAATTAAACAAATTGATCTGATGCATCTGATAAAACAACTAGTAATTATTTTTTCGCAAGTAAATAAGCCtacatgaataaaaaaaataactatcaACTTAATTAGATATTGAACTGATTGATAGAATTTTGTAACTGACTCCTATTCGAAAATTAAGTCCGAAATCGATTTGTGAAACCAAACTAATTATACACCGATGTgttgtatatattttatacacTTCAAGATGACGAAAGCACCAAATCAAAAAAAGATGTTACAAGAATAAACAGCCTATTATAAGTTACAACTAGAAAAGAGACTTGTGAAACTACAACCTAAACTTCAACCTTATAGAATCGACAAAGTACCAAAGATCATTTAGACTAAGAAGTCTTCAGAAACTCGATACTAAACCGAggcacatgaatatgtttttcttATAACGTTATTTCTCCCACAACGGTGCTTGTGTTTAACTTCGAGAATGCACTATTGAGATACAACGATTTACAGTAAGATATAAGCACTATGTATCAAAGCAATGTGAAGGAACAAGAGAGATAATGAGATGTACAATCAGAAATATGATTATGGAGTTTGCTAGATTCTATAACCATATACCTATAGagaaaaaaagggagaaaacaAAGAGAGGATGAACAAtctcatcaaaaaaaaaaaaaaaattatgattaacTACCTTATCCTTAATGCTAGCTTCcactttttatattattgttgaacGCTTCTAATACCATACATTTAGACATTAATTGATCATATGATCAGATTTCATGAAAGAACACATCCTTACATTAGTTTTACAATTGACTAGAGCTGTTCATGGATGGGGTACCCCTAGGCTAGACCCGCCCGTTTtctagaaaaaaattaaaatttggacGGCCAATACCCGCACAccaagataaatgggcgggtagGAACACCGAAAAAATACCCACGGATATACCCGTTTGCCcgcttaatttaatatattaattattatataataattctttattttttatgttagcTCTATACACAACAAATAGAAAAACATAATGCGACAAAGCATTTTTGTCGCTTATTTTGTCCCAAAACGCATTAGGCGACAAAACGCTTTGTCGCCTAAATCTTTGTTGCATAGATGTTTTTTTGTCACCTGTTATGTCGCTGAGCTATgtgacaaaataataaaattatctcCTATTATATCGCATAGCTTATTTTGAggctataaaaaaattttgaatatttgttattattattaaataataatagtatatattagcattattattaaataataatttaaaatattcaattttttttataaataatacataaaaatcgaaaaaaatacaaaaaaatcgaacacaaaaatcattatgaagaattaaagatggcagtaagaacaatgaaaatagcaATAAGAGCAATGAATAGTAAAATCGAACACAAAAAATCGAAAAGATcgaacacaaaaaaaatcaaaaaaatcgaactacaaaaataaaagaatgagaaaaataaataatttttatcttGGCTTTTGGCATCTAGAACTTGAGGTAGTGATAAATTCAGAAGGAAGATAGTAGTAAGAAGTTAAGAACTAAGAAGTAAGAAGAGAGAAGAAGGCAAAGCTGCTGGCGcagagagaagaagaagaaccgAAGAAGTAAGaagttaagggtttttaatttggGGCTTAGGCCTATTtagcttttttttatattttcaaaatatattttatatgtgGCAGCCTATTTAAGTATTTAGCTTTTTCTATATTTTGTATGTCAAAGTTATATGAAGTTTTAGGTTAAATATTAATGGGTTAATATCAgataatatgggtcgacctgacctgactgacccatttaataaaatGTGTTAAACAGGTTTCTtcgaatttaaatatttatcttgaacctaactcatttaataaatagatCAGGTcggattgacccatttaattaattgggttaaAAATCTAAACTCAAACCCGATAATTTCGGATCGATTTCAAATCAAATTAgtaggtcgggtcagcttttacCTGGCCTAATTAAGACagagaaaggaaaaaaagaCCAAACGTATTTGACGCTCCACCGCCTTCacaattcaattcaattcaatacTCTCTAAGTCACCAATTATTCCCATCCTCACTAATTATAGCATTCCACGTGTCCCTTAATTTCCACATCACCACTTAACAACCaatcattaattacctttctcTTCTCCAAAATCACAGCACGTGAGTCTAGATCTTTCCCCTCTAAACTTCTGCCTTCTGGTATTTTCCATTTACTCACATTTTTAACCCTCAAACCAAATATCCATATCTTAACTTAAccatatatataataaactCAACCATGGTTAATGTAACCTTTATATACTTCATAGCCGACTTTTGCTATCATATCCTCGGACACGCACCAAAAATACACTCCCaccatttcttcttcttctcgaTTTGAAACAGAAAATGATGATCGGAGAAATTCATCGTAATCACCAGATTCATGTACCGCCATGGCCAGAATCTTTCAATCAAAATACCCAAATTAATTCTCCTACTTTTTCATCCGCGTTATACTCTAACGGAGATGGGTTTTCCCCAAACTCTACAAGCTATTACGACGCCGTTTTAACATCGTTACGTCGTTATCTTGTTTCTGATACCGGAGAGAATGAATCTCCGACGAAAGAGGAATTACCAggtgattttgaatttgatgctggggattatgatgatgatttttttatGTATGATTTTAAAGTTAGGAAATGTAATCGGGCTCGGGCTCATGACTGGACTGAGTGCCCTTTTGCTCATCCGGGTGAGAAAGCCCGTCGGAGAGATCCACGAAAGTTTAACTATTCTGGTACCGCGTGTTCGGAGTTTCGGAAGGGTGGTTGTAAAAAGGGTGATGGTTGCGAGTTTGCACATGGTGTTTTCGAGTGTTGGCTTCACCCGACCCGGTTTAGAACCCAAGCGTGTAAGGATGGACCCGGGTGTAAACGCCGGGTCTGTTTCTTTGCCCACACACCTGATCAACTCAGGCCTTTGCCTGGACTTGGCAGCCCGAGAGGCACCACTGGTGGGTGTTTCTCGGGCTCTGAGGAGGCAACAATGGGCTCAGGCTCTCCTACTGTTGAAGAGCTTGTAGCGTCTCTTAGGAATCTCCAACTAAATAAGGTCAAGTCCATGCCTAGCTCATGGGTTAGCGGATCCCCTGTTTTCGGGTCTCCTCGAGGTCTTGGAGGTCCAACAGCGATGAATCGGGCTGGGTTTTTTAGCCTGCCAACAACTCCGACCGGGCCTAGAGTCGGGTACTGGGATAAAAGAGAGTTTGGTGATGAAGAGGATGAGCCTATTATGGAAAGGGTAGAGTCAGGTAGAGTGTTAAGGGCTCGTATGTTTGAGAAGTTGAGCAAAGAAAACCCACTTGATGGGTCGGGTAGCCCACTTTCAGTTACAGTCCCCGGGCCGGGTCCAGATTTTGGATGGGTTTCTGATCTTATTGAGTAATTGTAATCGTACCTTTCCCCTCACGGTCTGACCAATTAAAAATTGACACATTAGATATATTATCTCTTCGTGAAGTAATTAATTGGTTAGGACTTAGGATTgttctttttcaaaaattatttctatttttcaaattatttttataaaaattccaattaagaaatttgaaaattattagaAGCATATAGGAGtatgaattttctttttattgggTTAAAAGTCTTTAATATATCCTAAAATTGGGCTAACTGATAAAAATGTTAATACAATGGATTTAAttcacattattattattattattgtggacTTTTTTAATGTTCTATATCTCAAGCTCTTAAAATCATAAATCTAATTTAATATGCACTATTTTTATATGGACTTTTTTTAGAAAtgatagtgtaaataaagtattCCAAATAAGTAGTTGTACTAAGAAATGAAGAGGAACCCACtttttaagaataataagataTACGTGGGACAATATGGAAGCTGCTAGATTTGCATTGGAAAAAAAGAGCAACAAGATTTTAGCTGCTTATTTTGTAcagttcattttctttttttttgggttgaagATATAGGGAAGAAGCATGTTTGAATATTTATGATGAGCTtggataaaattttcatgttcattattattactaatattattatgatgtattatgattatgaaaaattattaattaaattttaagtttgctttattttaattttatgttgtaatatTATGAAATGAAATGATATTGTATAATTACATGTTGGTTACTTTTATTGAGTAATTATTGTACCATCATACTTCATTCGCTATAGTATATTTCTTTGCATTCAAGTTGAATTTTATCTACgtttattattttatgatattttatatattttcgtAATTGTACGagaagaaaaatatagtcatgtgggaatattatttatttgtctTGTCCAATACTTTTAGATATAAACAATTCGACGAAGGCATTGCATTACTTAAAAAGGTGTTTAGATGTAAGTAAAAAACGAATGTA
This genomic stretch from Amaranthus tricolor cultivar Red isolate AtriRed21 chromosome 9, ASM2621246v1, whole genome shotgun sequence harbors:
- the LOC130823798 gene encoding zinc finger CCCH domain-containing protein 20-like; the encoded protein is MMIGEIHRNHQIHVPPWPESFNQNTQINSPTFSSALYSNGDGFSPNSTSYYDAVLTSLRRYLVSDTGENESPTKEELPGDFEFDAGDYDDDFFMYDFKVRKCNRARAHDWTECPFAHPGEKARRRDPRKFNYSGTACSEFRKGGCKKGDGCEFAHGVFECWLHPTRFRTQACKDGPGCKRRVCFFAHTPDQLRPLPGLGSPRGTTGGCFSGSEEATMGSGSPTVEELVASLRNLQLNKVKSMPSSWVSGSPVFGSPRGLGGPTAMNRAGFFSLPTTPTGPRVGYWDKREFGDEEDEPIMERVESGRVLRARMFEKLSKENPLDGSGSPLSVTVPGPGPDFGWVSDLIE